In a single window of the Micromonospora inositola genome:
- a CDS encoding RNA-guided endonuclease InsQ/TnpB family protein, with amino-acid sequence MKVSEGWCWLRFVPRRRDPAAPRVVHRTARVGLRLTPGQRRRCFGLLRSAGDVWACVLEVNAWRRRRHDAPLVGYQQLCGELAASGPGTFADLDSVGARSVLRRFSDAWFAAAKRRSAGDLSARFPRRRRALLPVRWYHGTFTLDGHRVRIPTARGTSPLWIRLAREVSYPVEQVRSVTLRCEGGRLFLDVTAEVPVAVYPPGEEPDPGRVAGVDLGIIHPYAVAGPGGEGLLVSGRAIRAEHRMHLADTKSRHRAVSRRAPKPGQKGSRRWRQYRRRARLVQGRHRRRVRQAQHEAARTVVSWAVRQRVGVLHVGDPRGVLDLPAGRRHNLRLRQWQIGRLIQVLTDKATLAGITVRLVDERGTSSTCPACHRRVPKPRGRTLSCPHCAFSGHRDLVAAASIATRVPGGGSTTPAAVVLPEVVTHRRAGRHLPGAGRSRRDPRRPPRAARGSVGPRRPAPPPGGESLAHTARIHDTHRKPGER; translated from the coding sequence GTGAAAGTGTCGGAGGGGTGGTGTTGGCTTCGGTTCGTGCCTCGTCGTCGGGATCCCGCCGCGCCGCGGGTCGTGCATCGCACCGCGCGCGTCGGGTTGCGGCTCACGCCAGGCCAGCGGCGGCGGTGTTTCGGGCTGCTGCGCTCCGCCGGTGATGTGTGGGCGTGCGTGTTGGAGGTGAACGCGTGGCGGCGCCGACGCCACGACGCGCCGCTGGTCGGCTATCAGCAGTTGTGTGGGGAGTTGGCGGCGTCGGGGCCGGGCACGTTCGCCGACCTGGACTCCGTGGGTGCCCGGTCGGTGTTGCGCCGGTTCTCGGATGCGTGGTTCGCGGCGGCGAAACGCCGCAGCGCCGGTGACCTGTCGGCCCGGTTCCCGCGTCGCCGGCGTGCGCTGCTGCCGGTGCGCTGGTATCACGGCACGTTCACCCTCGACGGGCACCGGGTCCGGATCCCCACCGCCAGAGGCACGTCGCCGTTGTGGATCCGTTTGGCGCGGGAGGTGTCGTACCCGGTCGAGCAGGTCCGGTCGGTCACCCTGCGGTGTGAGGGTGGTCGGCTGTTCCTCGACGTGACCGCTGAGGTGCCGGTGGCGGTCTACCCGCCCGGCGAGGAACCGGACCCCGGCAGGGTGGCGGGGGTGGACCTGGGGATCATCCACCCCTACGCCGTGGCCGGCCCCGGCGGGGAGGGGCTGTTGGTGTCGGGGCGGGCGATCCGCGCCGAACACCGCATGCACCTGGCCGACACCAAATCCCGCCACCGCGCCGTCTCACGCCGGGCACCGAAGCCGGGTCAGAAGGGATCCCGGCGGTGGCGGCAGTACCGCCGTCGGGCCCGCCTGGTGCAGGGTAGGCACCGGCGGCGGGTGCGTCAGGCCCAGCATGAGGCCGCCCGCACGGTCGTCTCGTGGGCGGTGCGGCAGCGGGTCGGTGTGTTACACGTCGGCGACCCCCGCGGGGTGTTGGACCTGCCGGCGGGGCGGCGGCACAACCTGCGGTTGCGGCAGTGGCAGATCGGCCGGCTCATCCAGGTCCTCACCGACAAGGCCACCCTCGCCGGCATCACCGTCCGGCTGGTCGACGAACGTGGCACCTCCTCCACCTGTCCCGCCTGCCACCGGCGGGTGCCGAAACCCCGTGGACGGACCCTGTCCTGCCCGCACTGCGCGTTCTCCGGGCACCGCGACCTCGTTGCGGCGGCCAGCATCGCTACCCGTGTTCCGGGCGGCGGATCCACCACCCCGGCAGCGGTTGTGCTGCCGGAGGTGGTCACGCACCGTCGAGCCGGCCGGCATCTCCCCGGTGCCGGCCGGTCCCGACGTGACCCCCGCCGCCCACCCCGGGCGGCGCGAGGATCAGTTGGCCCGCGGAGGCCCGCCCCACCACCCGGTGGGGAGTCGCTCGCCCACACGGCGAGGATCCATGACACCCACCGGAAACCCGGTGAACGTTAG
- a CDS encoding FMN-dependent NADH-azoreductase — MPHLLHIDSSIQGERSVSRRLTARAAAAWRAAHPGGTVSYRDLGREPLPHLDEAGGLARMVPAQHHSPAQRASWALTEQLVDEVKQADTVLLGLPLYNFAAPSSVKAWVDHLIAPGLSYHPETQAGLLDGREFIVLATRGGGYGAGTPRAGWDHAEPWLPHGLAMTGLQPRFITAELTLAPVNPAMAGLIPLAGESLEAAERDIDDLWVPATAAA, encoded by the coding sequence ATGCCGCACCTTTTGCACATCGACTCGAGCATCCAGGGGGAGCGCTCGGTCAGCCGCCGGCTCACCGCCCGAGCGGCCGCCGCCTGGCGGGCCGCCCACCCCGGCGGCACGGTCAGCTACCGGGATCTGGGCCGCGAGCCGCTGCCACACCTCGACGAGGCCGGTGGCCTGGCCCGGATGGTGCCGGCGCAGCACCACAGCCCGGCGCAGCGGGCATCCTGGGCGTTGACCGAGCAGCTCGTCGACGAGGTGAAGCAGGCCGACACGGTCCTGCTCGGGCTCCCGCTCTACAACTTCGCCGCGCCCAGCAGCGTCAAGGCGTGGGTCGACCACCTCATCGCACCCGGCCTGTCGTACCACCCGGAGACCCAGGCCGGCCTGCTCGACGGACGTGAGTTCATCGTGCTGGCCACCCGGGGCGGCGGTTACGGCGCGGGCACTCCGCGCGCGGGCTGGGACCACGCCGAGCCCTGGCTCCCGCACGGCCTGGCGATGACCGGTCTCCAGCCCCGCTTCATCACGGCCGAGCTCACCCTCGCCCCGGTGAACCCCGCCATGGCCGGGCTGATCCCGCTGGCCGGGGAGAGCCTCGAGGCGGCCGAGCGCGACATCGACGACCTCTGGGTGCCGGCCACCGCCGCCGCGTAG
- a CDS encoding enoyl-CoA hydratase/isomerase family protein, with translation MNASFETLRTELTDGVLTATLDAPPINMIGPELVRDLVTLLGRLSRTTEVRVVVFDSADPDFFISHVDLTKVAEYSAEAAKAGGGPQDAFLGMVLRKLSEVPVVTIAKLRGRARGAGSEFVLACDMCFAARENALLGQPECGFGVAPGAGGVQHLARLLGRGRAMEMILGAQDADADLAERYGWINRALPDAELDEFVATLARRIASFPPAAIHSTKRAINELTMPPADAVRADGRRFQELVAAPEVQDRSKELFGRGFQTRGPLELDLGARIAELPAAG, from the coding sequence GTGAACGCCTCGTTCGAGACCCTGCGTACGGAGCTGACCGACGGCGTCCTGACGGCGACGCTGGACGCGCCGCCGATCAACATGATCGGCCCGGAGTTGGTACGGGACCTGGTCACCCTGCTCGGCCGACTGAGCAGGACCACGGAGGTGCGGGTAGTCGTCTTCGACAGCGCCGACCCGGACTTTTTCATCTCTCACGTCGATCTGACCAAGGTAGCCGAGTACTCGGCCGAGGCGGCCAAGGCGGGCGGGGGTCCGCAGGACGCCTTTCTCGGCATGGTGCTACGCAAGCTGAGCGAGGTGCCGGTCGTCACGATCGCGAAGCTGCGCGGACGGGCTCGGGGAGCGGGCAGCGAGTTCGTGCTCGCCTGCGACATGTGCTTCGCGGCGCGGGAGAACGCGCTGCTCGGCCAGCCCGAGTGCGGTTTCGGCGTGGCACCCGGGGCTGGTGGCGTACAGCACTTGGCGCGTCTGCTCGGCCGAGGACGGGCCATGGAGATGATCCTCGGCGCGCAGGACGCGGACGCTGACCTCGCGGAGCGGTATGGGTGGATCAACCGGGCGCTGCCGGACGCCGAGCTCGATGAGTTCGTGGCCACGCTGGCCCGACGGATCGCGTCCTTTCCTCCGGCGGCGATTCACTCCACGAAGCGGGCGATCAACGAGCTGACAATGCCGCCTGCCGACGCCGTACGCGCCGACGGCCGCCGGTTCCAGGAGTTGGTCGCCGCCCCGGAGGTGCAGGACCGGTCGAAGGAGTTGTTCGGCCGGGGCTTTCAGACCCGGGGCCCGCTGGAGCTGGACCTCGGCGCACGGATCGCCGAGTTGCCGGCCGCCGGGTGA
- a CDS encoding SDR family oxidoreductase: MKIVVIGGSGLIGSKVVAILGEQGHDTVAASPKSGVNTLTGAGLAEALDGADVVVDVSNSPSFADADVLEFFETSTRNLLSAEAAAGVRHHVALSIVGADRIPDSGYMRAKVAQEKLIAASAIAWSVVRATQFHEFVQGIVDSATVDDTAHLAPVLIQPIAADDVAAAVAEVAVGTPTNSVVEVGGPEQFRLDELGRATLAARHDTREVVSDPAAPYFGAVLAERSLVPADGARLADTRLEDWRARSAQVS, from the coding sequence ATGAAGATCGTCGTCATCGGCGGCAGCGGACTCATCGGCTCGAAGGTCGTGGCCATCCTCGGCGAGCAGGGTCACGATACGGTGGCGGCCTCCCCCAAGTCCGGCGTGAACACGCTGACCGGGGCGGGCCTGGCCGAGGCGCTCGACGGCGCCGATGTCGTCGTCGACGTGTCGAACTCCCCTTCGTTCGCCGACGCCGACGTGCTGGAGTTCTTCGAGACGTCCACCCGGAACCTCCTCTCCGCGGAGGCCGCGGCCGGCGTACGCCACCACGTGGCGCTCTCGATCGTCGGCGCCGACCGGATCCCGGACAGCGGGTACATGCGGGCGAAGGTCGCCCAGGAGAAGCTGATCGCCGCCTCCGCGATCGCCTGGTCGGTCGTGCGGGCGACGCAGTTTCACGAGTTCGTGCAGGGCATCGTCGACAGCGCGACGGTGGACGACACCGCGCACCTCGCCCCGGTCCTGATCCAGCCGATCGCCGCGGACGACGTGGCGGCGGCGGTGGCCGAGGTCGCGGTGGGCACGCCGACGAACTCCGTCGTCGAGGTCGGCGGCCCGGAGCAGTTCCGCCTCGACGAGCTGGGCCGGGCCACCCTGGCGGCACGCCACGACACCCGCGAGGTGGTGAGCGACCCGGCGGCGCCGTACTTCGGCGCGGTGCTGGCGGAACGCTCGCTGGTGCCGGCCGACGGCGCCCGCCTCGCCGACACCCGACTGGAGGACTGGCGCGCCCGGTCCGCCCAGGTCAGCTAG
- a CDS encoding PucR family transcriptional regulator — MSDQSGTTRRAARLELDERVAARLRDRLPVVAERTVSAITGEVPGYSGALTGTMREKIENAVRIALGTFLQLVEKAQSSDPSTPLTPALEAAYALGSGEARSGRSMDALLAAYRVGARVAWREVSTTTVRSGSAAETVAEFAELMFAYIDELSAASVAGHADELASAGRVQRRYLERLTQQLLAGEPEETLRRSAERADWPPPQTLTVVLLPRRNLRPVLALLSPHTLESGEDLPGVDLAEELAVLLVPDAHGTGRRQLARVLHGHRAVLGPARPWSRVAASYQRATRALGLGRPDSGPLDTEEHLAELVLSMDPEGLADLRAQALKPLESLPPATAHRLTETLRSWLLHQGRRDDVAADLFVHPQTVRYRMGQLRELYGDRLHDPATVLDLTLALAMPPSAPEPE, encoded by the coding sequence ATGTCGGACCAGTCCGGGACGACCCGACGCGCCGCCCGCCTCGAGCTGGACGAGCGGGTGGCCGCCCGGCTCCGTGACCGCCTCCCCGTGGTGGCGGAGCGGACGGTCAGCGCGATCACCGGCGAGGTGCCGGGCTACTCCGGCGCCCTCACCGGCACCATGCGGGAGAAGATCGAGAACGCCGTACGCATCGCGCTCGGCACGTTCCTCCAGCTCGTCGAGAAGGCCCAGTCCTCCGACCCGAGCACCCCGCTGACCCCGGCCCTGGAGGCCGCGTACGCGCTCGGCAGCGGAGAGGCACGCTCCGGCCGCAGCATGGACGCGCTGCTGGCCGCGTACCGGGTGGGGGCGCGGGTGGCGTGGCGGGAGGTCTCCACCACCACCGTCCGCAGCGGGTCGGCCGCCGAGACGGTCGCCGAGTTCGCCGAGCTGATGTTCGCCTATATCGACGAGCTCTCCGCGGCCAGCGTGGCCGGGCACGCCGACGAGCTGGCCAGCGCCGGCCGGGTCCAGCGCCGCTACCTGGAGCGGCTGACCCAGCAGCTGCTCGCCGGCGAGCCGGAGGAGACCCTGCGCCGCAGCGCCGAGCGGGCGGACTGGCCGCCGCCGCAGACGCTCACCGTCGTGCTGCTGCCGCGCCGCAACCTGCGCCCGGTGCTGGCGCTGCTCAGCCCGCACACCCTGGAGAGCGGGGAGGACCTGCCCGGGGTGGACCTCGCCGAGGAGCTGGCCGTGCTGCTGGTGCCGGACGCGCACGGCACCGGCCGCCGGCAGCTCGCCCGCGTGCTCCACGGGCACCGGGCGGTACTCGGGCCGGCGCGCCCGTGGAGCCGGGTGGCCGCCTCCTACCAGCGGGCCACGCGGGCGCTCGGCCTCGGTCGGCCCGACAGCGGGCCGCTGGACACCGAGGAGCACCTCGCCGAGCTGGTGCTCAGCATGGACCCGGAGGGGCTGGCCGACCTGCGGGCCCAGGCGCTGAAGCCGTTGGAGTCGCTGCCGCCGGCCACCGCGCACCGGCTCACCGAGACGCTGCGGTCGTGGCTGCTGCACCAGGGCCGGCGCGACGACGTGGCGGCTGACCTGTTCGTGCACCCGCAGACGGTGCGCTACCGGATGGGCCAGCTGCGCGAGCTGTACGGCGATCGCCTCCACGACCCGGCCACCGTCCTCGACCTGACCCTCGCGCTGGCGATGCCCCCGTCCGCCCCCGAGCCGGAGTGA
- a CDS encoding ferredoxin reductase, with product MTRTVPRPTAKVSFRDRLLRLAETVTTPLLPEDYLDLVAPLRAGAALRGRIVAVRPETRDAATVVIQPGRGWRGHVPGQYVRLGVDVDGVRQWRAYSVTSVPGSRDSRLAITVKAIPDGKVSNHLVRRTRPGAIVQLDQAQGDFVLPEATPERVLLLTAGSGITPVMAMLRAGLHTRADVVLVHSAPTPDDVIFGAELRALAARGALRLVERHTDADGLLGVHELEDLVPDHVERETWACGPVGMLDAVEGYWTSRGVAERLHTERFRPTVISPGEGGTVTFTGSGTTVETDGATPILEAGEDAGVLMPSGCRMGICFGCVLPLRQGAVRDLRNGDLTTAVPGDGVLIQTCVSAAAGTCDIEL from the coding sequence ATGACCAGAACTGTCCCGCGGCCCACCGCGAAGGTCTCCTTCCGCGACAGGCTGCTGCGGCTGGCCGAGACGGTCACCACCCCGCTGCTGCCGGAGGACTACCTCGACCTGGTCGCGCCGCTGCGCGCCGGCGCCGCCCTGCGCGGCCGGATCGTCGCCGTGCGACCGGAGACCCGGGACGCGGCGACCGTGGTCATCCAGCCCGGGCGGGGCTGGCGCGGCCACGTCCCCGGACAGTACGTGCGCCTCGGCGTGGACGTCGACGGGGTCCGCCAGTGGCGTGCCTACTCGGTCACCTCGGTGCCCGGCAGCCGGGACAGCCGCCTCGCGATCACCGTCAAGGCGATCCCGGACGGCAAGGTCAGCAACCACCTGGTCCGCCGCACGCGGCCCGGGGCGATCGTCCAGCTCGACCAGGCGCAGGGCGACTTCGTGCTGCCCGAGGCGACCCCCGAGCGGGTTCTCCTGCTCACCGCGGGCAGTGGCATCACCCCGGTCATGGCGATGCTCCGCGCCGGCCTGCACACCCGGGCCGACGTGGTGCTGGTGCACTCCGCGCCCACCCCGGACGACGTGATCTTCGGCGCGGAGCTGCGGGCGCTCGCCGCGCGGGGCGCGCTGCGGCTGGTCGAGCGGCACACCGACGCCGACGGGCTGCTCGGCGTGCACGAACTCGAGGACCTGGTCCCCGACCACGTCGAACGGGAGACCTGGGCCTGCGGTCCGGTCGGCATGCTCGACGCGGTCGAGGGGTACTGGACCTCCCGGGGCGTTGCCGAGCGGCTGCACACCGAGCGGTTCCGACCCACCGTGATCTCGCCCGGGGAGGGCGGCACGGTCACCTTCACCGGCTCGGGGACGACCGTCGAGACCGACGGCGCCACCCCGATCCTCGAGGCCGGCGAGGACGCGGGCGTGTTGATGCCCTCCGGCTGCCGGATGGGGATCTGCTTCGGCTGCGTGCTCCCACTGCGCCAGGGCGCCGTGCGCGACCTGCGCAACGGCGACCTCACCACCGCCGTCCCCGGTGACGGCGTGCTCATCCAGACCTGCGTGTCGGCGGCCGCCGGTACCTGCGACATCGAACTCTGA
- a CDS encoding helix-turn-helix domain-containing protein — MSAPPRRAPGDLLVHLRRARDHMDRHYAEPLDLAAVAAVAGVSKYHFQRLFTATYGLSPAAHLSHRRVERAQDLLRATNLTVTEVCHAVGFASLGSFSSRFRELVGETPSEFQRRWGATGAPRVPGCFVLMWGLAERRGSASQEKPDRHGGS, encoded by the coding sequence ATGAGCGCGCCGCCCCGTCGGGCCCCGGGTGACCTGCTGGTCCACCTGCGCCGGGCCCGCGACCACATGGACCGTCACTACGCCGAGCCGTTGGACCTCGCGGCGGTCGCCGCGGTGGCCGGCGTCAGCAAGTACCACTTCCAGCGGCTCTTCACCGCCACCTACGGCCTCTCCCCCGCCGCGCACCTGTCGCACCGCCGCGTCGAACGCGCGCAGGACCTGCTGCGCGCCACCAACCTCACCGTCACCGAGGTCTGCCACGCCGTCGGCTTCGCCAGCCTCGGCTCCTTCAGCAGCCGGTTCCGGGAACTGGTCGGCGAGACGCCGAGCGAGTTCCAGCGCCGCTGGGGCGCGACCGGCGCGCCCCGCGTACCGGGGTGCTTCGTGCTCATGTGGGGCCTGGCCGAACGGCGCGGGTCCGCAAGCCAGGAGAAGCCGGACAGGCACGGCGGTTCCTAG
- a CDS encoding low temperature requirement protein A: protein MRPAPAGRDRRATPYEIFFDLVFVFALTRIMALIGQPPTPVGMAQGLLLLVLLWLAWGSYTWLGDRTPADVGVVRAGVLVAMAALFVAALVMPRALVARAGPGRAAGDHLGR from the coding sequence ATGCGACCGGCGCCGGCGGGCCGCGATCGTCGGGCGACGCCGTACGAGATCTTCTTCGACCTCGTCTTCGTCTTCGCGCTCACCCGGATCATGGCGTTGATCGGGCAGCCGCCGACCCCGGTTGGCATGGCGCAGGGGTTGCTCCTGCTGGTGTTGCTCTGGCTCGCCTGGGGGTCGTACACCTGGTTGGGCGACCGGACGCCGGCGGACGTCGGTGTGGTCCGGGCGGGGGTGCTGGTCGCCATGGCGGCGCTGTTCGTCGCCGCGCTGGTCATGCCCCGGGCCCTGGTCGCCCGGGCCGGGCCTGGACGGGCCGCAGGCGACCACCTCGGCCGGTAA
- a CDS encoding MarR family winged helix-turn-helix transcriptional regulator: MPATPVDQPEHRLAPLLDHLARRMRLRVETVLAPLGLRPRHLVALTVLRAQGGSSQQALAGTLAMDGTNIVGLLNELEGERLIERRRSPEDRRRHVVELTDAGARRLNEAECALAAVEGEVLGALDPGQRETLYELLQRAATGTAVTCIEALEDPSGDAQAC; this comes from the coding sequence ATGCCCGCCACTCCCGTCGACCAGCCAGAGCACCGCTTGGCGCCGCTGCTCGACCACCTCGCGCGGCGGATGCGGCTGAGGGTCGAGACGGTGCTGGCGCCGCTGGGCCTGCGGCCGCGTCACCTGGTCGCCCTGACCGTGCTGCGCGCGCAGGGGGGCAGCAGCCAGCAGGCGCTCGCCGGCACCCTGGCGATGGACGGCACGAACATCGTGGGGCTGCTCAACGAGCTGGAAGGGGAGCGGCTGATCGAGCGGCGACGCTCACCGGAGGACCGTCGGCGCCACGTCGTCGAGCTCACCGACGCCGGTGCCCGACGGCTCAACGAGGCGGAATGCGCCCTCGCCGCGGTGGAGGGGGAGGTGCTCGGCGCCCTCGACCCGGGCCAGCGCGAGACGCTCTACGAGCTGCTCCAGCGGGCCGCCACCGGCACCGCCGTCACCTGCATCGAAGCGCTGGAGGATCCGTCGGGAGACGCCCAGGCCTGCTGA
- a CDS encoding VOC family protein has protein sequence MITNISITSVFVQDIDAAKAFYLDVLGFAEHTDITVGDGSYRWCTVMHPSQPELEVHLTLPGPPYSPEMAETLRRAQAEGGMFGLGLAVDDCRKTHEELRAKGVEFIQEPSDRPYGVEAVARDNSGNWLVLVEHREFDPAAFD, from the coding sequence ATGATTACCAACATCTCGATCACCAGCGTGTTCGTGCAGGACATTGACGCGGCCAAGGCGTTCTACCTCGACGTGCTCGGGTTCGCCGAGCACACCGACATCACCGTCGGGGACGGCTCCTACCGCTGGTGCACCGTCATGCACCCGAGCCAGCCGGAGCTGGAGGTCCACCTGACCCTGCCCGGTCCGCCGTACTCGCCGGAGATGGCGGAGACGTTGCGCCGCGCCCAGGCCGAGGGCGGGATGTTCGGTCTCGGGCTTGCCGTGGACGACTGCCGCAAGACCCACGAGGAGCTGCGCGCCAAGGGCGTGGAGTTCATCCAGGAGCCGTCCGATCGGCCGTACGGGGTGGAGGCGGTCGCCCGGGACAACTCCGGCAACTGGCTGGTCCTGGTGGAACACCGCGAGTTCGACCCGGCCGCCTTCGACTGA
- a CDS encoding alpha/beta fold hydrolase yields the protein MGYITTKDGTDIYYKDWGEGPVVTFSHGWPLNADAWDGQLLFLVQNGFRVVAHDRRGHGRSSQASGRNDMDGYADDLAAVIEALDLRDATLVGHSTGGGEVARYIGRHGTGQVAKAVLISAVPPIMVQSPDNPEGLPISVFDELRANLFKDRSQFYQDLAQMFYGANRQGAKVSKGILDQFWLWSMQAGLWNAYTSIKAFSETDFRADLAKFDIPTLVLHGEDDQIVPVKDSARKTAQLIANAQDIYYPGAPHGITSTMQDQVNKDLLAFLRG from the coding sequence ATGGGCTACATCACCACGAAGGACGGCACCGACATCTACTACAAGGACTGGGGCGAGGGCCCGGTCGTCACGTTCTCGCACGGCTGGCCGCTGAACGCGGACGCTTGGGACGGGCAGCTGCTCTTCCTCGTGCAGAACGGCTTCCGCGTGGTCGCGCACGACCGCCGGGGCCACGGCCGGTCCAGCCAGGCCAGCGGCCGCAACGACATGGACGGGTACGCCGACGACCTGGCGGCGGTCATCGAGGCGCTCGATCTGCGGGACGCCACCCTGGTCGGTCACTCGACGGGCGGCGGCGAGGTGGCCCGCTACATCGGCCGGCACGGGACGGGGCAGGTCGCCAAGGCCGTCCTCATCTCGGCCGTGCCGCCGATCATGGTGCAGTCCCCGGACAACCCGGAGGGGCTGCCGATCAGCGTCTTCGACGAGCTGCGTGCCAACCTGTTCAAGGACCGGTCGCAGTTCTACCAGGACCTGGCGCAGATGTTCTACGGCGCCAACCGGCAGGGCGCGAAGGTGTCGAAGGGCATCCTCGACCAGTTCTGGCTGTGGAGCATGCAGGCCGGCCTGTGGAACGCGTACACGAGCATCAAGGCCTTCTCCGAGACGGATTTCCGGGCCGACCTCGCGAAGTTCGACATCCCGACGCTGGTGCTGCACGGCGAGGACGACCAGATCGTCCCCGTGAAGGACTCGGCGAGGAAGACCGCCCAGCTCATCGCGAACGCGCAGGACATCTACTACCCGGGCGCCCCGCACGGCATCACGTCCACCATGCAGGACCAGGTCAACAAGGATCTGCTCGCGTTCCTGCGAGGCTGA
- the abc-f gene encoding ribosomal protection-like ABC-F family protein yields the protein MSDAFITCSNLSFTWPDDTPVLTDLSFTVGAGRTGLVAPNGAGKSTLLRLIAGQYRPTGGSVSVQGVLGYLPQDLPLDGARTVAEVLGIADRLKALHAIESGDASEEHFATLGDDWDVEERSRAELDRLGLGDVPLDRRLHTLSGGQVVSLGLAAQLLKRPDVLLLDEPTNNLDLDARRKLYAVLEEWTGCLLVVSHDRALLDRMDRILELDRGGVRSYGGNFTAYEEAVRAAQDIAERHVRNAAQEVKREKREMQQARERAERRASNAARNLKNAGLPKIFAGTMKRGAQESAGKSSETHAARVSEARARLDEAGRALRDEQKITLELPGTNVPAGRTVFLGERMQVHHGDRALFADDGVDLVIRGPERIALAGPNGVGKSTLLRLLHGDLTPDGGRVQRADGRVAYLSQRLDLLDLDRTVAENLAAFAPGMPDAQRMNLLARFLFRGSRAQLPVGALSGGERLRATLACVLSAEPAPQLLLLDEPTNNLDLVSVGQLESALGAYQGAFVVVSHDARFLTEIKVDRWLRLDEGGLRETGAPDVD from the coding sequence ATGTCCGACGCGTTCATCACCTGCTCGAACCTCTCCTTCACCTGGCCCGACGACACCCCGGTCCTCACCGACCTCTCCTTCACCGTCGGCGCGGGCCGCACCGGCCTCGTCGCGCCCAACGGCGCCGGCAAGAGCACCCTGCTCAGGCTGATCGCGGGCCAGTACCGACCGACCGGCGGCAGCGTCTCCGTCCAGGGCGTCCTCGGCTACCTGCCGCAGGACCTGCCGCTGGACGGGGCCCGGACCGTCGCCGAGGTGCTGGGGATCGCCGACAGGCTCAAGGCCCTGCACGCCATCGAGTCCGGGGACGCCAGCGAGGAGCACTTCGCCACCCTCGGCGACGACTGGGACGTCGAGGAGCGCAGCCGCGCCGAACTGGACCGGCTCGGCCTCGGCGACGTGCCGCTCGACCGGCGGCTGCACACCCTCAGCGGCGGCCAGGTCGTCTCCCTCGGGCTGGCCGCGCAACTGCTGAAGCGGCCCGACGTCCTGCTGCTCGACGAGCCGACCAACAACCTCGACCTCGACGCCCGCCGCAAGCTGTACGCGGTGCTCGAGGAGTGGACCGGCTGCCTGCTGGTGGTCAGCCACGACCGGGCGCTGCTCGACCGGATGGACCGCATCCTCGAACTCGACCGGGGCGGGGTCCGCTCCTACGGCGGGAACTTCACCGCGTACGAGGAGGCCGTGCGCGCGGCGCAGGACATCGCGGAGCGCCACGTCCGCAACGCCGCGCAGGAGGTCAAACGGGAGAAGCGGGAGATGCAGCAGGCGCGGGAGCGGGCCGAGCGCCGGGCCAGCAACGCCGCACGCAACCTCAAGAACGCCGGCCTGCCGAAGATCTTCGCCGGGACGATGAAGCGGGGCGCCCAGGAATCGGCGGGGAAGTCGAGCGAGACGCACGCCGCGCGGGTCAGCGAGGCGCGGGCCCGACTCGACGAGGCGGGCCGCGCTCTGCGCGACGAGCAGAAGATCACGCTGGAGCTGCCGGGCACGAACGTCCCGGCGGGACGAACGGTCTTCCTCGGCGAACGGATGCAGGTGCACCACGGCGACCGGGCCCTGTTCGCCGACGACGGCGTCGACCTGGTGATCCGGGGACCGGAGCGGATCGCGCTGGCCGGGCCCAACGGCGTCGGCAAGTCGACCCTGCTGCGGCTGCTCCACGGCGACCTGACGCCGGACGGCGGCCGGGTCCAGCGGGCCGACGGCCGGGTCGCGTACCTGTCCCAACGGCTGGACCTGCTGGACCTCGACCGTACGGTGGCGGAGAACCTGGCCGCGTTCGCGCCCGGGATGCCCGACGCGCAGCGGATGAACCTGCTCGCCCGGTTCCTGTTCCGGGGCTCCCGCGCCCAGCTCCCGGTCGGGGCGCTGTCCGGAGGTGAGCGGCTGCGCGCCACCCTGGCCTGCGTGCTGTCCGCGGAGCCGGCGCCGCAGCTGCTGCTGCTCGACGAGCCGACCAACAACCTGGACCTGGTCAGCGTCGGCCAGTTGGAGAGCGCGCTCGGCGCGTACCAGGGCGCGTTCGTGGTGGTCAGCCACGACGCGCGGTTCCTGACGGAGATCAAGGTGGACCGCTGGTTGCGGCTCGACGAGGGCGGGCTGCGCGAGACGGGCGCACCCGACGTCGACTAG